CGGTATTGGCGGCAGCGGCGGCGTATTTCGTGCTGGGCGGTTTGTGGTATTCGCCCATGTTGTTCGCCAAGCCGTGGATGGCGCTGATGGGCACGACGGAAGAGGACATCAAAAAGAAGGGCGGCGCGGGCAAGGCTTATGCGGTGGCGCTCATCAGCTCGCTGATTATCGCATACGTCCTGGCGATTTTCATCACGCGCGTGCAGCCCGCGAATCTCTTCAGCGGCGCGGAAACCGGCTTGATGGCAGGCCTGGGCTTCAGCGCGATGACGAGCTTCACCACCAGCACATTTGAAGATCGCCCGCTCAAACTTTTTCTCATCGATAGCGGCTATAATCTCGTGGGTCTGGTTATCGCCGGCGCAATTTTGGGCGCTTGGCATTGAACGCCTGCCGCCTTCCGGATGATGCTCAATCCGGAAGGCGCTGTTGTTTTGTGATCAAAACCTGTCACAGCAAAATTTCCGGATGCGATCATGAGACCATCACAACAACGCCGGCGCAAAACAGTTGGGCGCATTGCGCTCACTCTTGCCGGGCTCTATCTCCTCCTGCTGATTCCCGCTTCAAACCCGCCGGAGCCGGCGGCCAGCGATAAGCAGCCCTTCGTGTGGAATAAAGACGAGTATTGGCAAGCTCTGGAAGATCGCTTTAAAAACGCGCGCCAACAAGGTTGTGAGGAATTGGCGCCGGTCATCGAGGCCGAATTTGCTTATGGCCACCACCTGTTGGATTCCCTCGACGCTGATACACGGCAGCCCGCCGATGCGCTTTTTGCGGAAATCGAAAGAATCGTGTTCGAAGCTGCGCCCCAGGTGGCGGCCTGTCCGCAAAAACTTTCCGGCTATACGCAATTTCAAACACGCTTGCGCAGATTGGTTAAGACGCAATCTCAACAATGGGATTTTTCGGAGGCGGCTACGCGCAACCGCATTTACCGGCTGCTCTACGGCAGCCGCGCCGCATTGGAAGAAGTTATGCTGCAAGCGCCGCAAGATTCGTTGCCGGCGCTGGCGCGCGGCCAGGAGGAGCCGTCACAAACGCCAGCGGCCAAAATCCTCGGGGTTACGCTGCACAGCGGCGACATTCTGGTATCGCGCGGCGGCGCGCCCACCTCGGCGTTGATCGCGCGCGGCAGTGATTATCCCGGAAATTTTTCGCATATCGCGCTCGTTCACGTCGAGGAGAAAACCAGTCTCGCTTCGATTATCGAGGCCCACATCGAGCGCGGGGTTGCCATTGCCACCCTGGAGGAATACT
The genomic region above belongs to Cytophagia bacterium CHB2 and contains:
- a CDS encoding DUF1761 domain-containing protein, translated to MESINPVAVLAAAAAYFVLGGLWYSPMLFAKPWMALMGTTEEDIKKKGGAGKAYAVALISSLIIAYVLAIFITRVQPANLFSGAETGLMAGLGFSAMTSFTTSTFEDRPLKLFLIDSGYNLVGLVIAGAILGAWH